A region from the Clostridia bacterium genome encodes:
- a CDS encoding VanW family protein has translation MEATQQVVKKRRNPLLIVGIIVLILFLIACGAVGVYAYQILNLNTIYYNIYIDGIDVSQMTKQQAVDKLNELHQPELDKINIRLTYEDDVWEFGYRDVDAKYNTEQVVDEAYKIGRQGNAFRKLAEIYRVRNEGVKFNTNMTYDDTLLEDKVKQISEQVDIEPVDAVIEFYPDNKQKFSISKEKSGQKFDFEKTMNTIRQKLKNKDYGDVELVINPVQPKVFSKDLQKCTHRIVSFSSSLGNSTESRRANVRVASKAFHGKKIDPGQVFSLNETTGERTAAKGYREGQVIIGNKLVDELGGGVCQVSSTLYNAVLMADLEIVERYHHAYPIWYIPKGLDATVYYGVKDFKFKNNRDTPVFLASYIYNNQLNIQVYGEPLPNNREVRLSTNVYATIPAPGYDRIVDKTLKPGQEVVEAPARQGYKVKSYKVIYENGKKVKTELIANDYFKPFKGVIKYNPEKPKQKPDTKKEQAKTPEKSDNKTPSDSDDSDETEQTEQ, from the coding sequence ATGGAAGCAACGCAACAAGTTGTTAAAAAGCGAAGGAACCCTTTATTAATTGTAGGTATCATAGTTTTAATACTATTTTTAATAGCATGTGGAGCTGTGGGTGTATATGCATACCAGATTTTAAACCTTAACACTATATATTACAATATATACATAGATGGGATTGATGTGAGTCAAATGACTAAACAGCAGGCTGTTGATAAATTAAATGAACTACATCAACCTGAATTGGATAAAATCAACATTAGACTGACTTATGAAGATGATGTTTGGGAATTTGGATACCGAGATGTTGACGCAAAATACAACACAGAGCAAGTGGTAGATGAGGCATATAAAATAGGGAGACAGGGAAATGCATTCAGGAAGTTAGCTGAAATATACCGAGTTAGAAATGAAGGCGTTAAATTTAATACCAACATGACTTATGATGATACGCTTTTAGAAGATAAAGTAAAACAGATATCTGAACAAGTGGATATTGAACCTGTGGATGCTGTGATAGAATTTTATCCTGATAACAAACAAAAGTTCAGCATTAGCAAAGAAAAATCCGGGCAAAAATTTGATTTTGAAAAGACCATGAATACTATAAGGCAAAAACTTAAAAACAAAGATTATGGCGATGTAGAACTTGTAATAAACCCTGTACAGCCTAAGGTTTTTTCAAAAGACCTTCAAAAATGTACACATAGGATAGTGTCCTTCAGTAGTTCTCTGGGAAATAGTACAGAAAGCAGAAGGGCAAATGTGAGGGTTGCATCTAAGGCGTTTCATGGTAAGAAAATAGATCCCGGGCAGGTATTTTCCTTAAATGAAACTACAGGCGAGAGAACAGCTGCAAAGGGCTATAGAGAAGGGCAAGTAATAATAGGGAATAAACTGGTAGACGAATTGGGAGGAGGAGTTTGTCAAGTATCCTCTACTCTATACAATGCAGTTTTGATGGCTGACCTAGAAATAGTTGAACGCTATCATCATGCCTATCCGATATGGTATATACCCAAAGGTTTAGATGCTACCGTTTATTATGGTGTGAAGGATTTTAAATTTAAAAACAATAGAGATACACCGGTTTTTCTTGCAAGCTATATATACAATAATCAGTTAAATATACAGGTTTATGGTGAACCTTTACCTAACAATAGGGAGGTAAGATTATCTACAAATGTTTATGCAACAATTCCTGCTCCTGGATATGACAGAATAGTGGATAAAACATTGAAACCCGGGCAAGAGGTAGTAGAGGCTCCTGCTAGGCAGGGATATAAAGTAAAGTCTTACAAGGTGATATACGAGAACGGTAAAAAGGTTAAAACGGAGCTTATTGCAAATGATTATTTTAAACCCTTTAAAGGGGTAATAAAATATAATCCAGAGAAGCCGAAACAAAAGCCAGATACTAAAAAGGAACAAGCCAAGACACCCGAAAAATCTGACAATAAAACACCATCTGATTCTGACGACAGTGATGAAACAGAGCAAACAGAACAATAA
- the smpB gene encoding SsrA-binding protein SmpB yields the protein MRDKEIKKVARNKKATYEYFIEQTFEAGIVLTGTEVKSIRQGKVNIKDSYALIKNGEVFLLNMHISPYEKGNIYNRDPIRTRKLLLHKREIDKLIGYTTQKGYSIVPLSVYITRGLVKVELAIAKGKKSYDKRRDIAEKEAKRRMERQLKDKYI from the coding sequence ATGCGAGATAAAGAGATAAAAAAAGTAGCTAGAAATAAAAAGGCTACCTATGAATACTTTATAGAACAGACTTTTGAGGCTGGAATAGTACTTACCGGAACGGAAGTCAAATCTATAAGGCAGGGAAAAGTCAATATTAAAGATAGCTATGCATTAATAAAAAATGGTGAAGTCTTTTTATTGAATATGCATATTAGCCCTTATGAAAAAGGGAATATATATAATAGAGACCCTATAAGGACTAGAAAGCTCCTCCTTCATAAAAGAGAGATCGATAAGCTTATTGGATATACTACTCAAAAAGGTTATTCTATTGTGCCTTTATCAGTGTATATTACTAGGGGATTAGTAAAGGTTGAACTTGCTATTGCAAAAGGGAAGAAGTCATACGATAAAAGACGTGATATAGCTGAAAAAGAAGCGAAGAGAAGGATGGAGAGACAATTAAAAGATAAATATATATAA
- a CDS encoding transposase: MPRKAREISPTDFYHVMMRGINKEKIFPGKKYKGMFLEIIQDVLTNTYIQIVAYCVMDNHIHLVLKGKINDISKALKKVNTRYAMRYNNDFDRVGHVFQGRYKSEIIKDTTHLLQAIRYVHANPIKAGLIGDIDKYSWSSYKEYLEDVTIINSEAREFILDIFNGEESYKNFHEQEDFREFLDTKEEVERNRYKLAQRIISEFCISKGILDSAQIKKNPELLNDIIKELLTKTKLSHRKIAGLLEVNNNLVHKISLKSR; this comes from the coding sequence ATGCCTAGAAAGGCGAGAGAAATCAGCCCGACAGATTTTTATCATGTCATGATGAGGGGAATCAATAAAGAAAAAATATTTCCGGGGAAAAAGTATAAAGGTATGTTTCTTGAAATCATACAAGACGTGCTGACAAATACATATATTCAAATTGTCGCTTATTGTGTGATGGACAATCATATTCACCTTGTGCTGAAGGGAAAAATCAATGATATTTCAAAGGCATTAAAGAAAGTAAATACAAGGTATGCTATGAGATATAATAATGATTTTGACAGAGTAGGGCATGTTTTTCAGGGTAGATACAAAAGTGAGATTATCAAAGATACAACACATTTACTGCAAGCAATCAGGTACGTTCATGCAAATCCGATTAAAGCCGGGCTGATCGGAGATATTGATAAATATAGCTGGAGCAGCTATAAAGAGTATCTAGAAGATGTGACTATAATCAATAGTGAGGCTAGGGAATTCATACTGGACATATTCAACGGCGAGGAAAGTTATAAAAACTTTCATGAGCAGGAGGACTTCAGGGAATTTTTAGATACCAAAGAAGAAGTGGAAAGGAACAGATATAAATTAGCTCAACGTATAATAAGCGAATTTTGTATATCCAAAGGAATTTTAGATTCAGCTCAAATCAAGAAGAATCCAGAATTGTTGAATGATATAATAAAGGAATTATTAACAAAGACAAAATTAAGCCACAGAAAGATTGCCGGGTTATTGGAGGTAAATAATAATCTTGTGCATAAAATCAGTCTAAAAAGCAGGTAG
- a CDS encoding DUF2935 domain-containing protein, protein MQFCYGDKNHVRILEESEFWKRQESEHTVVIREIVQGLEEEFVVGLKESQRIFSATEATIIQYIERLNRTNFLITPGIIQEIIHLIEIALRQSQTFVCFLGIIIKESSAVKNNLTAVVVINHIIRESEYYIGIAKAYLSYVTNR, encoded by the coding sequence ATGCAATTTTGTTATGGTGATAAAAATCATGTAAGAATTCTAGAAGAATCCGAATTCTGGAAAAGACAAGAATCAGAGCATACAGTTGTAATCAGAGAGATTGTCCAAGGTTTGGAAGAAGAATTTGTAGTGGGATTAAAGGAAAGCCAGCGAATCTTCAGTGCAACAGAGGCTACCATCATACAGTATATTGAAAGATTGAATAGAACTAATTTTTTGATAACGCCCGGAATAATACAAGAGATAATACACTTAATTGAAATTGCTCTACGCCAAAGTCAAACATTTGTATGCTTTTTGGGCATTATCATCAAAGAGAGCTCTGCAGTCAAAAACAATTTAACAGCGGTAGTGGTGATCAATCATATTATCAGAGAATCTGAGTACTACATTGGTATAGCCAAGGCATATCTTAGTTATGTAACCAATAGATAA